One window of the Pseudomonas sihuiensis genome contains the following:
- the atpG gene encoding F0F1 ATP synthase subunit gamma produces the protein MAGAKEIRSKIASIKSTQKITSAMEKVAVSKMRKAQQRMAAGRPYAERIRQVIGHLAKANPEYRHSFMVERDVKRVGYIVVTSDRGLCGGLNINLFKALLRSLKEWRDQKVEADFCVVGSKGASFFRSNGGNVVAAISKLGEEPSINDLIGSVKVVLDAYAEGRIDRLYLVSNKFVNTMTQKPEVQQLLPLAASDAQGVQKGLWDYVYEPDAQQLLDALLVRYVESQVYQSVVENSACEQAARMIAMKNATDNAGELIKDLQLVYNKARQAAITQEISEIVGGAAAV, from the coding sequence ATGGCAGGCGCAAAAGAGATTCGCAGCAAGATTGCGAGCATCAAAAGCACGCAAAAGATCACCAGCGCCATGGAAAAAGTGGCGGTCAGCAAAATGCGCAAGGCTCAACAGCGCATGGCTGCCGGTCGCCCCTACGCCGAGCGTATTCGTCAGGTGATTGGTCACCTGGCCAAGGCGAACCCGGAATACCGCCACTCGTTCATGGTGGAGCGTGATGTAAAGCGCGTCGGTTATATCGTGGTGACCTCGGACCGTGGTCTGTGTGGTGGCTTGAACATCAACCTGTTCAAGGCGCTGCTCAGAAGCCTGAAGGAATGGCGCGACCAGAAGGTCGAGGCTGATTTCTGCGTGGTGGGCAGCAAGGGCGCGAGCTTCTTCCGCAGCAACGGGGGCAACGTGGTTGCCGCCATCAGCAAGCTGGGTGAAGAGCCGTCCATCAACGACCTGATCGGTAGCGTCAAGGTCGTGCTGGATGCCTACGCCGAGGGCCGTATCGACCGTCTGTATCTGGTGTCGAACAAGTTCGTCAACACCATGACGCAGAAGCCGGAAGTGCAGCAGTTGTTGCCGTTGGCCGCGAGCGATGCGCAAGGCGTACAGAAAGGTCTGTGGGACTACGTGTACGAGCCGGACGCCCAGCAATTGCTGGATGCGCTGCTGGTACGCTACGTCGAGTCGCAGGTCTATCAGTCCGTGGTCGAGAACAGCGCGTGCGAACAGGCTGCGCGGATGATCGCGATGAAGAACGCAACCGACAACGCCGGTGAGCTCATCAAAGACCTGCAGCTGGTTTACAACAAGGCACGTCAGGCAGCGATCACCCAGGAAATTTCGGAAATCGTCGGCGGCGCTGCCGCGGTTTAA
- a CDS encoding F0F1 ATP synthase subunit epsilon — MAMSVHCDIVSAEEELFSGLVEMVIAHGHLGDLGILPGHTPLLTDLKPGPVRVIKQGGTEEVFYISGGFLEVQPSMVKVLADTAVRAGDLDEAAAIEARKAAEKALSEKGTEFDYGSAAARLAEAAAQLRTIEEMRKKFGGRIR, encoded by the coding sequence ATGGCTATGTCAGTCCACTGCGATATCGTCAGTGCGGAAGAAGAGCTGTTCTCGGGGCTGGTGGAAATGGTCATCGCCCACGGTCACCTGGGTGACTTGGGTATCCTGCCGGGCCACACCCCGCTGCTGACCGATCTCAAGCCGGGTCCGGTGCGAGTGATCAAGCAGGGTGGCACCGAGGAGGTGTTCTACATCTCCGGTGGCTTCCTGGAAGTTCAGCCGAGCATGGTGAAGGTACTTGCCGACACCGCTGTTCGCGCCGGCGACCTGGATGAAGCCGCCGCCATCGAGGCGCGCAAGGCGGCCGAGAAGGCGCTGAGCGAAAAGGGCACCGAGTTCGACTACGGCAGTGCGGCAGCACGCCTGGCCGAGGCAGCTGCCCAGCTGCGCACCATCGAAGAGATGCGCAAGAAGTTCGGCGGCCGCATCCGCTGA
- the atpE gene encoding F0F1 ATP synthase subunit C, with protein sequence MELVYIAAAIMIGLGALGTGIGFALLGGKLLESTARQPELGPQLQTKTFLMAGLLDAVPMIGVGIAMYLIFVVAG encoded by the coding sequence ATGGAACTCGTCTACATCGCCGCTGCCATCATGATCGGTCTGGGTGCCCTGGGTACCGGTATCGGCTTCGCCCTGCTGGGCGGCAAGCTGCTGGAATCCACCGCTCGCCAGCCTGAGCTGGGCCCGCAGCTGCAAACCAAGACCTTCCTGATGGCCGGTCTGCTCGACGCCGTTCCGATGATCGGTGTTGGTATCGCGATGTACCTGATCTTCGTTGTCGCGGGTTAA
- a CDS encoding F0F1 ATP synthase subunit B yields the protein MNINLTLFGQTIAFAIFVWFCMKFVWPPLTLAMQERQKKIAEGLDAAGRAERDLQLAQERAAQMLRETKEQAAEILDRANKTANAIVEEAKAQARSEGEKLIAGAKAEIDLEVNRAKDQLRSQVAALAVTGAEQILQSSVDGAAHNDLVAKLASQL from the coding sequence GTGAACATTAACCTGACCCTGTTCGGTCAAACGATTGCCTTCGCTATTTTCGTCTGGTTCTGCATGAAGTTCGTATGGCCGCCGCTGACGCTGGCCATGCAGGAACGCCAGAAGAAAATCGCAGAAGGTCTGGATGCTGCCGGGCGCGCTGAGCGCGATCTGCAGTTGGCCCAGGAACGCGCTGCCCAGATGCTTCGTGAAACCAAAGAGCAAGCTGCCGAGATTCTCGATCGGGCGAACAAGACCGCCAACGCAATCGTCGAAGAAGCCAAGGCCCAGGCCCGCTCCGAAGGTGAAAAGCTGATCGCTGGCGCCAAAGCCGAAATCGATCTGGAAGTGAACCGTGCCAAGGATCAACTGCGTTCGCAGGTAGCAGCTCTGGCTGTCACCGGCGCCGAGCAGATCCTGCAGTCCTCCGTGGACGGCGCTGCGCACAACGATCTGGTCGCAAAACTGGCCTCTCAACTCTAA
- the atpA gene encoding F0F1 ATP synthase subunit alpha → MQQLNPSEISEIIKQRIESLDVSAQARNEGTIVSVSDGIVRIYGLADVMYGEMIEFPGGVYGMALNLEQDSVGAVVLGGYLTLAEGMSAKCTGRILEVPVGPELLGRVVDALGNPIDGKGPINAAATDAVEKVAPGVIWRKSVDQPVQTGYKSVDAMIPVGRGQRELIIGDRQIGKTALAVDAIINQKDSGIRCVYVAIGQKQSTIANVVRKLEEAGALANTIVVAASASESAALQFLAPYSGCTMGEYFRDRGEDALIVYDDLSKQAVAYRQISLLLRRPPGREAYPGDVFYLHSRLLERASRVSEEYVEKFTNGAVKGKTGSLTALPIIETQAGDVSAFVPTNVISITDGQIFLESAMFNSGIRPAVNAGISVSRVGGAAQTKIIKKLSGGIRTALAQYRELAAFAQFASDLDEATRKQLEHGQRVTELMKQKQYAPMSIAEMSVSLYAAERGFLQDVEVAKIISFEQALIAFFKRDHADLMAKINEKGDFNDEIDAGLKAGIEKFKATQTW, encoded by the coding sequence ATGCAGCAATTGAATCCTTCCGAAATTAGCGAAATCATCAAGCAGCGCATTGAGTCGCTTGATGTATCCGCTCAAGCCCGTAATGAAGGCACCATCGTCAGCGTTTCCGACGGTATCGTGCGCATCTACGGCCTCGCCGACGTCATGTACGGTGAGATGATCGAATTCCCTGGTGGCGTGTATGGCATGGCCCTGAACCTGGAGCAAGACTCCGTAGGTGCCGTAGTACTGGGTGGTTACCTGACCCTCGCCGAAGGCATGAGCGCCAAGTGCACCGGTCGCATCCTGGAAGTTCCGGTTGGTCCGGAGCTGCTGGGTCGCGTCGTTGACGCACTGGGCAACCCGATCGATGGCAAAGGCCCGATCAACGCCGCCGCTACTGACGCCGTTGAAAAGGTTGCGCCGGGCGTGATCTGGCGCAAGTCGGTCGACCAGCCGGTGCAGACCGGTTACAAGTCGGTCGATGCCATGATCCCGGTAGGCCGTGGTCAGCGTGAGCTGATCATCGGTGACCGTCAGATCGGTAAGACTGCTCTGGCCGTCGACGCCATCATCAACCAGAAAGACAGCGGCATCCGTTGCGTCTACGTCGCCATTGGTCAGAAGCAATCGACCATTGCCAACGTGGTACGCAAGCTGGAAGAAGCTGGCGCCCTGGCCAATACCATCGTGGTTGCAGCTTCGGCTTCCGAATCCGCTGCCCTGCAGTTCCTCGCGCCGTACTCCGGTTGCACCATGGGTGAATACTTCCGCGACCGCGGTGAAGATGCCTTGATTGTGTACGACGACCTGTCCAAGCAGGCCGTTGCCTACCGTCAGATCTCCCTGCTGCTGCGCCGTCCGCCAGGCCGTGAAGCCTACCCGGGCGACGTGTTCTATCTCCACAGCCGTCTGCTGGAGCGCGCTTCCCGCGTTTCCGAAGAGTACGTCGAGAAGTTCACCAATGGCGCCGTGAAGGGCAAGACCGGTTCCCTGACCGCTCTGCCGATCATCGAAACCCAGGCCGGTGACGTTTCCGCGTTCGTTCCGACCAACGTGATCTCGATCACCGACGGTCAGATCTTCCTGGAATCGGCCATGTTCAACTCGGGTATCCGTCCGGCCGTCAACGCCGGTATCTCGGTATCCCGCGTGGGTGGTGCTGCACAGACCAAGATCATCAAGAAGCTTTCCGGTGGTATCCGTACCGCTCTGGCTCAGTACCGTGAACTGGCAGCATTCGCCCAGTTCGCTTCTGACCTGGACGAAGCCACCCGCAAGCAGCTCGAGCATGGTCAGCGCGTAACCGAGCTGATGAAGCAGAAGCAGTATGCGCCGATGTCCATTGCCGAAATGTCGGTGTCCCTGTACGCAGCCGAGCGTGGCTTCCTGCAGGACGTCGAAGTCGCCAAGATCATCAGCTTCGAGCAGGCCCTGATCGCCTTCTTCAAGCGTGATCACGCCGACCTGATGGCGAAGATCAACGAGAAGGGTGACTTCAACGACGAAATCGACGCTGGCCTGAAAGCCGGTATCGAGAAGTTCAAGGCCACCCAAACCTGGTAA
- a CDS encoding ParB/RepB/Spo0J family partition protein codes for MAAKKRGLGRGLDALLGGNTVNALQEEAAQVDTRELQYVPLELIQRGKYQPRRDMDQTALEELAASIRAQGVMQPIVLRPIGGGRFEIVAGERRWRASQLAGQDKIPAMVRELPDEAAIAMALIENIQREDLNPIEEAVALQRLQQEFELTQQQVADAVGKSRVTITNLLRLIALPEEIKTLLSHGDLEMGHARALLGLPLEQQVEAARHVVARGLTVRQTEALVRQWLSAKPAPAKAKADPDISRLEQKLAERLGSPVQIKHGSKGKGQLVIRYNSLDELQGVLAHIR; via the coding sequence ATGGCTGCGAAGAAACGAGGTCTGGGTCGAGGTCTGGACGCACTGCTCGGCGGCAACACCGTCAATGCACTGCAGGAAGAGGCCGCCCAGGTCGACACCCGTGAACTGCAATACGTGCCCCTGGAGCTGATCCAGCGTGGCAAGTACCAGCCGCGTCGTGACATGGACCAGACCGCTCTGGAAGAGCTCGCCGCCTCCATTCGTGCCCAGGGTGTGATGCAGCCCATCGTCCTGCGCCCCATCGGCGGTGGTCGTTTCGAGATCGTCGCCGGTGAACGCCGTTGGCGGGCCAGCCAGCTGGCCGGTCAGGACAAGATTCCGGCCATGGTCCGTGAGCTGCCGGATGAAGCGGCGATCGCCATGGCGCTGATCGAGAACATCCAGCGCGAGGACCTCAACCCGATCGAGGAAGCCGTCGCCCTGCAGCGCCTGCAGCAGGAATTCGAGCTGACTCAGCAACAGGTCGCCGATGCCGTGGGTAAATCCCGTGTCACCATCACCAACCTGCTACGCCTGATCGCCTTGCCGGAGGAGATCAAGACCCTGCTTTCCCACGGCGATCTGGAGATGGGACATGCCCGTGCCCTGCTCGGTTTGCCCCTCGAACAGCAGGTCGAAGCCGCGCGACATGTTGTCGCACGTGGCCTGACCGTTCGTCAGACCGAGGCTCTGGTGCGCCAGTGGCTGAGCGCCAAACCTGCCCCGGCCAAAGCCAAGGCCGACCCGGACATCAGCCGCCTGGAGCAGAAGCTCGCAGAGCGCCTGGGCTCGCCCGTACAGATCAAGCACGGCAGCAAGGGCAAAGGGCAGTTGGTGATTCGCTACAACTCCCTCGACGAATTGCAGGGTGTACTGGCGCACATTCGTTGA
- a CDS encoding F0F1 ATP synthase subunit delta, translated as MINTNTLARPYAKAAFEFASAAQQADAWLNMLSLSAAAVQAPAMAQQLVNPALTDEQKVNVLAQLCAGHIDASFSNFLRSLGSNDRLSLLPVVREQFAVLKAEAERALDVEVESAFELSAEQLQTLAAALSKRLDRTVQPTPVVNPALIGGVVIRAGDLVIDGSVRGKLNKLAEALKS; from the coding sequence ATGATCAATACCAACACGCTCGCTCGGCCCTACGCGAAAGCTGCGTTTGAGTTTGCCAGTGCTGCACAGCAGGCCGATGCCTGGCTGAACATGCTGTCGCTGTCCGCGGCCGCGGTTCAAGCGCCGGCCATGGCTCAGCAGTTGGTCAACCCGGCGTTGACCGATGAGCAGAAAGTCAATGTGCTGGCGCAGCTCTGTGCCGGTCACATCGATGCTTCGTTCAGCAACTTCCTGCGCTCGCTGGGCAGCAACGACCGACTGTCGCTGTTGCCGGTAGTACGCGAACAATTCGCTGTGCTGAAGGCTGAAGCCGAACGCGCCCTCGATGTCGAGGTCGAGTCGGCTTTCGAGCTCAGTGCTGAGCAATTGCAAACTCTGGCTGCCGCCCTTTCCAAGCGGCTCGATCGCACCGTCCAGCCCACGCCCGTGGTCAATCCCGCCCTGATCGGCGGTGTTGTCATTCGTGCAGGTGACCTGGTCATCGACGGTTCGGTCCGCGGCAAGCTGAACAAGCTGGCCGAAGCGTTGAAATCCTGA
- a CDS encoding F0F1 ATP synthase subunit I, which produces MGIPSKVPFHRQPGFPILILQAIVTAVIAVIFAVSGGWVAAYSALLGGLIALLANAYFAFKAFRYFGARSARAIVQSIWAGAMGKWIITAVLFALAFVGVEPLAPMQLFIGYLLGLLAAACAPLLMKVF; this is translated from the coding sequence ATGGGCATCCCCAGTAAGGTCCCGTTTCATCGTCAGCCAGGTTTTCCGATCCTGATTCTTCAGGCCATCGTGACAGCTGTGATTGCAGTGATTTTTGCCGTCAGTGGCGGATGGGTCGCGGCCTATTCGGCATTGCTGGGAGGGCTGATCGCCCTGCTGGCCAACGCGTATTTCGCATTCAAGGCCTTTCGTTACTTTGGCGCGCGTTCGGCCCGAGCCATCGTCCAGTCGATCTGGGCCGGGGCCATGGGTAAATGGATTATCACGGCAGTGCTGTTTGCACTGGCGTTCGTAGGGGTTGAACCACTTGCACCGATGCAGCTGTTCATCGGTTATCTGCTTGGCCTTCTGGCTGCAGCCTGTGCCCCCCTACTCATGAAAGTTTTCTGA
- the atpB gene encoding F0F1 ATP synthase subunit A — protein sequence MADTPAEYIQHHLQNLVYGSHPDKGWIIAQTPEEVKAMGFWAVHVDTLGWSLFMGLIFITLFRIAAKRAVTGVPTGLQNMAEMCIEFVQGIVKDTFHGKNPLVAPLALTIFVWVFLMNSLKWIPVDYIPGLAHAMGLPYFKIVPTADPNGTFGISLGVFLLIIFYSIKVKGIGGFTKELSFTPFNHWALIPFNLFLEIIGLLTKPLSLALRLFGNMYAGEVVFILIALLPFYVQWGLNVPWAIFHILVIPLQAFIFMVLTVVYLSAAHEDHH from the coding sequence ATGGCTGATACCCCAGCAGAATATATCCAGCATCACCTGCAGAACCTGGTCTACGGCTCTCACCCGGATAAGGGCTGGATCATTGCCCAGACCCCGGAAGAGGTGAAAGCGATGGGCTTCTGGGCTGTCCATGTGGACACCCTGGGCTGGTCCCTGTTCATGGGCCTGATCTTCATCACCCTGTTCCGCATTGCCGCCAAGCGCGCCGTTACCGGCGTACCGACCGGCCTGCAGAACATGGCCGAGATGTGCATCGAGTTCGTCCAGGGCATCGTCAAGGACACCTTCCACGGCAAGAACCCGCTGGTTGCGCCGCTGGCCCTGACCATCTTCGTCTGGGTGTTCCTGATGAACAGCCTGAAGTGGATCCCGGTCGACTACATTCCTGGCCTGGCCCATGCCATGGGCCTGCCGTACTTCAAGATCGTCCCCACCGCCGACCCTAACGGTACCTTCGGTATCTCCCTGGGCGTGTTCCTGCTGATCATCTTCTACAGCATCAAGGTCAAGGGTATCGGTGGCTTTACCAAGGAACTGTCGTTCACCCCGTTCAATCACTGGGCGCTGATTCCTTTCAACCTGTTCCTGGAAATCATCGGCCTGCTGACCAAGCCGTTGAGCCTGGCCCTGCGTCTGTTCGGCAACATGTATGCCGGTGAAGTGGTGTTTATCCTGATCGCGCTGCTGCCCTTCTACGTTCAGTGGGGTCTCAACGTGCCATGGGCTATCTTCCACATCCTGGTCATTCCGCTGCAGGCGTTCATTTTCATGGTGCTGACCGTGGTTTATCTGAGTGCTGCGCACGAAGATCACCACTGA
- a CDS encoding ParA family protein — MAKVFAIANQKGGVGKTTTCINLAASLVATKRRVLLIDLDPQGNATMGSGVDKHGLEHSIYDVLIGECDLSQAMQFSEHGGYQLLPANRDLTAAEVALLEMKMKESRLRYALAPIRENYDYILIDCPPSLNMLTINALVAADGVIIPMQCEYYALEGLSDLVNSIQRIAQLLNPKLQIEGLLRTMYDPRISLTNDVTAQLKQHFGDKLYDAVIPRNVRLAEAPSFGMPALVYDKQSRGAIAYLALAGELVRRQRAAAKTATA; from the coding sequence ATGGCCAAGGTATTCGCGATCGCCAATCAGAAAGGCGGCGTGGGCAAAACCACGACGTGCATCAACCTGGCCGCTTCACTGGTGGCGACCAAGCGCCGCGTGCTGTTGATCGACCTCGACCCGCAGGGCAACGCGACCATGGGCAGCGGTGTCGACAAACACGGTCTTGAGCACTCGATCTACGACGTGCTGATCGGCGAGTGCGACCTGAGCCAGGCCATGCAATTCTCCGAGCATGGCGGCTACCAGTTACTGCCGGCCAACCGTGACCTGACCGCCGCGGAAGTCGCCCTGCTGGAAATGAAGATGAAGGAAAGCCGCCTGCGTTATGCCCTGGCGCCGATCCGCGAGAACTACGACTACATCCTCATCGACTGCCCGCCTTCGTTGAACATGCTGACCATCAACGCCCTGGTCGCCGCCGATGGCGTGATCATCCCCATGCAGTGCGAGTACTACGCGCTCGAGGGGCTGTCCGATCTGGTCAACAGCATCCAGCGCATCGCTCAACTGCTCAATCCCAAGCTGCAGATCGAAGGTCTGCTGCGCACCATGTACGACCCGCGCATCAGCCTGACCAACGACGTCACGGCTCAGCTCAAGCAGCACTTCGGCGACAAGCTGTATGACGCAGTGATCCCGCGCAACGTGCGCCTGGCCGAAGCACCGAGCTTCGGCATGCCGGCGCTGGTCTACGACAAACAATCCCGTGGGGCCATCGCCTACCTGGCCTTGGCCGGCGAGCTGGTGCGCCGTCAGCGCGCCGCCGCGAAAACCGCTACCGCTTAA
- the glmU gene encoding bifunctional UDP-N-acetylglucosamine diphosphorylase/glucosamine-1-phosphate N-acetyltransferase GlmU, translated as MSLDIVILAAGQGTRMRSALPKVLHPVADKPMLGHVIDTARSLQPQSIQVVIGHGADTVRERLAADDLNFVIQAEQLGTGHAVAQALPQLSAERVLILYGDVPLIETATLQRLLALVSDDQLGLLTVELADPTGYGRIVRDEAGVVQAIVEHKDASEAQRQIREGNTGILAVPGKRLADWLGRLSNSNAQGEYYLTDVIAMAVADGLVVATERAADEMEVLGANDRIQLAQLECHYQQRMARRLMAQGVTLRDPHRFDVRGEVSVGRDVTIDINVILEGRVIIEDDVQIGPNCVIKDSVLRRGAIVKANSHLDGAEMGEGADCGPFARLRPGTKLGAKAHVGNFVELKNAVLGEGAKAGHLSYLGDAEIGARTNIGAGTITCNYDGANKSRTVMGEDVFIGSNSALVAPVTLGDRATTGAGSVVTSDVPADTLAVGRAKQRNIEGWKRPTKK; from the coding sequence ATGAGTCTGGATATCGTCATTCTTGCCGCTGGCCAGGGCACGCGCATGCGTTCGGCGCTGCCCAAGGTACTGCACCCGGTCGCCGACAAACCCATGCTCGGGCATGTCATCGACACCGCACGCAGCCTGCAGCCGCAGAGCATCCAGGTGGTAATCGGCCACGGCGCCGACACCGTGCGTGAGCGCCTGGCCGCCGATGACCTGAATTTCGTCATCCAGGCCGAGCAGCTCGGCACCGGCCACGCCGTGGCCCAGGCTCTGCCGCAGCTCAGCGCCGAGCGCGTGCTGATTCTCTATGGCGACGTGCCGCTGATCGAAACGGCTACCCTGCAGCGCCTGCTGGCCCTGGTCAGCGATGATCAGCTCGGCCTGCTCACCGTCGAACTGGCTGACCCGACCGGCTATGGCCGTATCGTCCGTGATGAGGCTGGCGTGGTGCAGGCCATCGTCGAGCACAAGGATGCCAGCGAAGCACAGCGGCAGATCCGCGAGGGCAACACCGGCATTCTCGCCGTACCGGGCAAGCGCCTGGCCGATTGGCTGGGGCGTCTGTCCAACAGTAACGCCCAGGGCGAGTACTACCTGACCGACGTGATCGCCATGGCCGTGGCCGACGGCCTGGTGGTGGCTACCGAGCGCGCTGCCGACGAGATGGAAGTGCTCGGCGCCAACGACCGCATCCAGCTGGCTCAGCTCGAATGCCATTATCAGCAGCGCATGGCTCGTCGCCTGATGGCCCAGGGTGTCACCCTGCGTGATCCGCATCGCTTCGATGTGCGTGGTGAAGTCAGCGTCGGCCGCGACGTGACCATCGACATCAACGTCATCCTCGAAGGCCGCGTGATCATCGAGGATGATGTGCAGATCGGCCCGAACTGCGTGATCAAGGACTCGGTGCTGCGCAGGGGCGCCATCGTCAAAGCCAACAGCCACCTGGACGGTGCCGAGATGGGCGAGGGCGCCGATTGCGGTCCGTTTGCCCGCCTGCGTCCAGGTACCAAACTGGGCGCCAAGGCCCATGTGGGTAACTTCGTCGAACTGAAGAACGCCGTGCTGGGCGAAGGTGCCAAGGCCGGCCACCTGAGCTACTTGGGCGATGCCGAGATCGGTGCGCGAACCAACATCGGCGCCGGCACCATCACCTGCAACTACGACGGTGCCAACAAATCCCGCACGGTGATGGGCGAGGACGTCTTCATCGGCTCCAACAGTGCGCTGGTGGCGCCGGTAACGCTGGGCGACCGTGCGACCACCGGTGCCGGTTCGGTAGTGACCAGCGATGTGCCGGCGGATACGCTGGCAGTGGGTCGGGCCAAGCAGCGCAATATCGAAGGCTGGAAGCGCCCGACGAAGAAGTGA
- the atpD gene encoding F0F1 ATP synthase subunit beta, translated as MSSGRIVQIIGAVIDVEFPRDKVPSVYEALKVVGAETTLEVQQQLGDGVVRTIAMGSTEGLKRGLDVNSSGKAISVPVGKATLGRIMDVLGNPIDEAGPIGEEEQWEIHRPAPSYAEQAGSNELLETGIKVIDLVCPFAKGGKVGLFGGAGVGKTVNMMELIRNIAIEHSGYSVFAGVGERTREGNDFYHEMKDSNVLDKVALVYGQMNEPPGNRLRVALTGLTMAEKFRDEGRDVLLFVDNIYRYTLAGTEVSALLGRMPSAVGYQPTLAEEMGVLQERITSTKKGSITSIQAVYVPADDLTDPSPATTFAHLDATVVLSRDIASLGIYPAVDPLDSTSRQLDPNVIGQEHYETARGVQYVLQRYKELKDIIAILGMDELSEDDKQLVSRARKIQRFLSQPFFVAEVFTGAPGKYVSLKDTIAGFSGILKGDYDHLPEQAFYMVGGIDEAIEKAKKL; from the coding sequence ATGAGTAGCGGACGTATCGTTCAAATCATCGGCGCCGTCATCGACGTGGAATTCCCGCGTGACAAGGTGCCGAGTGTTTATGAAGCGCTGAAAGTAGTTGGCGCCGAAACCACCCTGGAAGTTCAGCAGCAGCTGGGCGACGGTGTGGTACGTACCATTGCGATGGGTTCGACCGAAGGCCTCAAGCGTGGCCTGGACGTCAACAGCTCTGGCAAGGCCATCTCCGTACCGGTCGGTAAAGCGACCCTGGGCCGGATCATGGACGTGCTGGGCAACCCGATCGACGAAGCCGGCCCCATCGGTGAAGAAGAGCAGTGGGAAATCCACCGCCCTGCGCCGAGCTATGCCGAACAGGCTGGCTCCAACGAGCTGCTGGAAACTGGCATCAAGGTTATCGACCTGGTCTGCCCGTTCGCCAAGGGTGGTAAAGTCGGTCTGTTCGGTGGTGCCGGTGTCGGCAAGACCGTGAACATGATGGAACTGATCCGTAACATCGCCATCGAGCACAGCGGTTATTCCGTGTTCGCCGGTGTGGGTGAGCGTACTCGTGAGGGTAACGACTTCTACCACGAGATGAAGGACTCCAACGTTCTCGACAAGGTAGCCCTGGTCTACGGTCAGATGAACGAGCCACCAGGCAACCGTCTGCGCGTAGCACTGACCGGCCTTACCATGGCCGAGAAGTTCCGTGACGAAGGTCGTGACGTTCTGTTGTTCGTCGACAACATCTACCGTTACACCCTCGCCGGTACCGAAGTATCCGCACTGCTCGGCCGTATGCCGTCGGCAGTAGGTTACCAGCCGACCCTGGCCGAGGAGATGGGCGTTCTGCAGGAGCGTATTACCTCCACCAAGAAAGGCTCGATCACCTCGATCCAGGCTGTATACGTACCTGCGGACGACCTGACCGACCCGAGCCCGGCGACCACCTTCGCCCACTTGGACGCCACCGTCGTACTGAGCCGTGACATCGCTTCCCTGGGTATCTACCCGGCCGTTGACCCGCTGGACTCCACCAGCCGTCAGCTGGACCCGAACGTGATCGGCCAGGAGCACTACGAGACCGCTCGTGGCGTTCAGTATGTTCTGCAGCGCTACAAGGAGCTGAAGGACATCATCGCGATCCTGGGTATGGACGAACTGTCCGAAGACGACAAACAGCTGGTATCGCGCGCTCGTAAGATCCAGCGCTTCCTGTCCCAGCCGTTCTTCGTGGCTGAAGTCTTCACCGGTGCCCCGGGCAAGTACGTTTCCCTGAAGGACACCATTGCCGGCTTCAGCGGCATTCTCAAAGGCGACTACGACCACCTGCCGGAACAAGCGTTCTACATGGTAGGCGGCATCGACGAAGCCATCGAGAAAGCCAAGAAACTGTAA
- a CDS encoding LysE family transporter: MFGVTDYAAFVVAFIILLAIPGPGNLALILSTGKGGIRGGLASTFGIMLGDQVLLWLAVAGVAALLKAYPTAFHVVQWLGAAYLVYLGLRMILAKPGAAPTLDIKPRQYLWQTLVITVFNPKAIIFYMAFFPLFIDPQRHQGLITFGFMAVTIMALTFLYGLLIVLLTHFLAERMRANPRIARGLEKLAGLCLVGFGVKLTLN; the protein is encoded by the coding sequence ATGTTCGGTGTGACGGATTACGCCGCCTTCGTGGTGGCCTTCATCATCCTGCTGGCCATTCCCGGGCCCGGTAACCTGGCGTTGATCCTGTCCACCGGCAAGGGCGGCATTCGCGGCGGGCTGGCCTCGACCTTCGGGATCATGCTTGGCGACCAGGTACTGCTGTGGTTGGCGGTGGCCGGGGTCGCCGCGTTGCTCAAGGCTTATCCGACAGCCTTCCATGTCGTGCAGTGGCTCGGCGCCGCCTACCTGGTCTACCTTGGCCTGCGAATGATCCTGGCCAAGCCGGGTGCAGCGCCGACGCTGGATATCAAGCCGCGCCAATACCTCTGGCAAACGCTGGTGATCACCGTCTTCAATCCCAAGGCCATCATCTTCTACATGGCCTTCTTCCCGCTGTTCATCGATCCGCAACGGCATCAGGGGCTGATTACTTTCGGTTTCATGGCCGTGACCATCATGGCGCTGACCTTTCTCTACGGCCTGCTGATCGTGCTGCTGACGCACTTTCTCGCCGAGCGCATGCGCGCTAACCCTCGTATTGCGCGGGGATTGGAGAAATTGGCGGGGCTGTGTCTGGTTGGCTTCGGGGTCAAGCTGACACTGAACTGA